The Seriola aureovittata isolate HTS-2021-v1 ecotype China chromosome 8, ASM2101889v1, whole genome shotgun sequence genome contains the following window.
tgtttcatttcctctctgcatAGCACCTTTGTTAATCATTTGGTCCATTTTCACTGTACAGGGAGTGACTTGGACCTCATGGATGTAAAACGTATTCCCTGACATGAATGTTTTGATTGTTGGGAGTGACATTTTGTATGCAACAGTCACTAGGATTTAGTCTGGCCTGTCAAGCAACCAACATAAGTGACCGAACTCATAAAGCTGGAGGGCTGGAAGGGATTGCAGATGTCAAAATGATACAATTTGTCACAATGTAGATATTGAAGCTGAAGTTATATAAACACTCCAGTAGTGTCTAAATTTGAAATGCTACATTGTCGTGTAGCCTATTCGGCATATTTGATTAAATTTAACAAATATTACGGGAATACTCGCAGTACATATTTACATGTCTTTGCCATTACTTTTATAATTCTCTTATTTTTAGCTGAAGCTAACCGTAGCACTCCAATATTAATCctatgaaattaaaatttggTTAAACTTATATGACaaattttgggggaaaaaattaCCAAATTTACTCACTCATTTAGCTGATTATGTTGTTATTACCtgatttacatactgtattgcAGATAAATGAATTGAATTGTAATTTATTGAAAACTGCTTATTAGGCTAAAGTCTAATTAAGTTATGACCACATTATGGCCCATTAGAACATAATAGCAATTTTGGTTGTTATGAGCAATTAAATAAACTAAGTCCTTTAATAGTATATTGCAAAatattatatactgtagctATCAAATAGGCCTGTAGCGCAGACCTCACTTGCTGTGGCTCTGTTATTGAAAATGTGAGCCTAAACAGCCTCATAGAATCGGCGTGGTCTatcatattaaatcataaaGGTGCAGTTATTCTAGATGGCCCTGTTTCTTGTTTTGCCCTTTCGCTGCAAATGAGAACCTGGGATTATTTGGGGCGCAGGTCCGTCAGTCCTTTATGCTCTCTGAATGACAGATTGGCAACTTTAGGTTTATTGGCCTTCAACCCTCAATCATTTTCGGAAATGCATCGGGTTAAAGGTTGACAAACATGAGCGTCCATTACAATCATGACAGAATTAGGCCGGTTCTGGGCCTGTCTACTATTTTGCGGCACTTAATGTCAAGTGGGCCCCACGCTTTGTCTCTGCCTAGGATCCACTGCAAGTGACGTCAGCATAACAATGTGGAAAAGgatttttctccccccccccttttttttttttttttttttttttttaggaaaaagTTGAAAATTCCGCCAGCTACAGTCTTTGGAAATAAGGGGGTTTTCCCCTTAAACGTATAAGCTGCAGTTCGGGGCCCATGCCACCTTTTGtagatttaaataaaagcaacagaTAAAGGAATTTGGCTAAAGTGGTCTTGGTGGAGGAAAGTGCGCTGATAGAATCAGAGCCATGTCAAAACGAGGAGACGTGCAGAAATATGTGCTGCACTACAGGAGCATGCAGGGCTTGAAGCTGCTGTCCTCACAGCACCTCAAAGTAAGAAAGTTTATCTGAGTTTCCTTGGAACAGTGGAGCCTATCCACTGctgttttgtcatgtttcagCATTTCCATTTTACGTAACTAATTTTACTGTGTACCATCCTGCTTTTGatgattattaatttatttcagcTTAATAAGAAATGGTTTATGTATGGAAACTGTTAACACTGGATACAAAGGTAAAATAGTACATCCTGTTCTGTAGTATCCCCCAGTGACACAGCTGGGAAATAGGCCTTTCTGtctgaaataactttttttccaAGAAGATGATTATGAAATATTGGTTGTGCGGTGCGTCTTGTAAAACTACTTGTTGCTTTACcaaagtttaaaagtttaagTTAAATTTTTCTTAGGACATGATGCCAACAAGTGATTTTGTACCTTAATGAAAATGCATAAgctactacaaaataaaattgtaatgCAATACTACCGTGAGAGCGTGTAACctcatttacattaaaaaaaaatgatgcctTACTCTTTATGATTGTGCAGGCTAATTACagacaaatgtattttcaattatttcaaATAGCTGATTTGATAGTTAGAATCAGTTTCCTGTgactttcactgttttcaaaTGTGGCAGTCGACTCAAAATGAAAGTCTTGACAATAATTGGCCTGGACACGCAATGGCCAGTCTCTCTGTTATTCTTGCAGGGCAGGAGTGGGACATTTGCTTTGGCAAGATTTCCAGTGAAATAAAAGATGGTAGATAGGCTGTGATTGTCTCGTGTTCTGCTCGTGTCTGCATTTAATCACTTGACTTTCATCAGATGATTAGTATTACACAGTAACCTGTAAATTTTCATATACAGAGATTTAGATGAGGGGACTTATAAGAAGGCGCCTGAAGTTAAAGAGGCAGCAATATTTGGGAATATCGCGGCACATTTCAAAGCATTTTCTGTGCGACATTTGAAAACGGAGTCGTGCAGTGAACGCCTGCGTGTCCCTTTTAAAACAAGCCCAGCGCCTGTCAATCACAGCGCATTCCAACCAATCCCACAGCTCCCTTTTTAAAAGCAGGTTTGCCTGCTGTGCTTTTATATTGCACCATGGCCTGTTTCGAAGCATTTTTACTACCACGGTTATTGCCACAAATCAAGAGGGCAAAGTGAACGGCATGGGACTCACACCAACTTTAACGAAATTGAGTCTGGTTCCTACTTCTGCGAAGTTCACGGCCAAGAATTTCACATGCAGATGATATACAACACGGAACATGGAAACAGAATTTCTAGGTGTATCCTGAGTGCTGAATTGGTTGATTTTGCAAACCCATAGCCaaactcacaacacaacatgaCAAGCCTTTCGAGGTTTAGTGGCTGCCCTCTCTCTTGCGTCAACCCCGGGGAGAGCAATACTGAACTCAGCGTGGTGCTGCCACCTTTGGCAGGAGAGCACATGGGACACCCCACTGGCAGTTCCTTAAAACTCTGCCCCTCGCACAATTTGCGAGACTACCCCGAGACGAGGTCCAGTGCATATGTTGACCATTCGGTTCCCAATTTTTCAGACTCTGGATACCCCAGCCACCGGTTAGAGCACAGCCCTAGGGGCATTATCATTGGAGCCAATCTTTCTGGAGCCGGCATGCCACCCGTCACTGATCAACTGGCATCAAGAGCAAACCAACATGGCGGGATTGGAAGGTATCGTGACTTTGCTGGCTGCAGAGACAACAGAAGCCATGCTTTTTTCTCAAGTTATCAGGAGCAGGCCCACGCCTCCACCGACGCATCTCGAGATCTCGGCAGCCAGATGATGCTGGGTTTACCTGGCGACCTCCTCACCCGGACTCACCCTTATAGCCAAACTATCAGCCCCAAGGGAAACAGCCAGCAACAACTTGTCACACAATTCCTGGGTTTGTACAAACCCCTGAACATGGCAATTCAGCGTGGAGGAGGCGACGCTTTCCTCAGGTGCTCTAAACAAACAGTGAAGCATGAGCTGGTGTGCAAGTGGAGTGACGGCCAAGAGGGGGCTGGGAAGCTGCCTTGCTCCAGAGCCTTCGGGACCATGTATGAACTTGTCACCCATGTGACAGTGGAGCATGTCGGAGGACCCGAGCACTCTGAATATGTGTGTCACTGGGAGAATTGTGCGAGGGACAGGAAGCCTTTCAAAGCCAAATACAAGCTGGTGAACCACGTCAGAGTCCACACAGGGGAAAAGCCCTTTCCATGCCCCTTTCACGGCTGTGAGAAAGTTTTTGCACGATCAGAAAATCTAAAGATCCACAAGAGGACTCATACAGGTTAGTTCATGATCATAATACAACACAGAATTAAATAACAGCaactacaataataataatattcataaaGATGCTGATATATTTTGTGATAAGtgaaattttaataaaaatgtggtCAGTGTTTTCAATTTCACGAACTCTGTCATTACTATTTATCAGTTTTACATTGTTTAtctgtgtgaacatgttttttatttttcattatttaattcatggaaattttctactttattattattattattattattattattattattgcatgGTGCTGTTTTTTTAGGCCCACattgttataattattaatgttgttaTGCAAAGCTTCTCGTGCTGCTTCTTGCCGTCTCTGTCACTGCCTGGTTTACCAGGAGAAAAACATTTAGGCTCCATGCAGGAACCACATGTGTAGTAAGTAGTAAGCCAGTTACAAACGAGTACAGTCTGCAGGCCTAGTGGTTTGGGTGCCTCTCCCACTTCATTCAgtgaaattattaaataaatgctGGGACACCGGAGAGTTGTGACGTAGCCGTTACGCTGTCTCTGCCTCCCAGGGACTCATCTCCTGTGCTGAGGAACACTAACAGAGCACATCACACAGTGATGTAGCAGGAAATAAAAAGGCGAGTAAAACGGTTGACCTCAgtcagcaaaagaaaataattatctgCCTAAACAAAATGAGTCACATTTCAtaaagatcattttatttttagtgccTTGTCCTCGCTTTTGATGGGCCTGTTACTTGTCACGAAGCACTGTGAAATGATGCCATATGTCaaagtatgtcataaaatgttgaCTTACTTTGCATTTTCCTTCTAAACACCCCTAAGAGAACAGAACAATAAGGATTTACAGtgaaatcttttattttcacacagatTAGGGGTTGTAGTAGAAACGGGATCTCACAAGGTGTAATTATATTGAAATGTAGgtatttaaattgaaaatataattatcaAATGAAGTGAATGGCcgtcagaaaaaaaaggactgcagaataaaattatatttatcagGCGCCCCCTTTTATTTGTGCTGTAAATTGTTTTCCTGATGAAAGCAAAGAgaatagagaaagaaagtggACATTTGTTATTTCACAACTGCACATGCGTGGTGTGTTAATTAGACATCAtttatgtcagaaaaatataagcctattaacatttttttgaacTTTCCAAAGATTGGCATCCATTAACATGCAGGCCCATAAATGACAATTTAACAGAAACTGTTAAAGAGTCCGGCTCTTGCTGGTTGCCCGCTACATCAGTGTGGGAGTGCAGGAGGGACAGAGGCGCGCAGCTGCAGGCACTTTTGTGCCAGAAGATCAATTAGCATCTTGATAACCATAATTCACTCTATGCATGATAACTCCATTTAAACAAATCTTTGCATTTGCTGTCTGCAAGTTCATCATAATCTAATGCATCTTTAACCACAGCCTTGCTGATTTACTGCGCAGATGAACTGCCTCACTTGTTGCGATCAGGGCTGCAGAAAAGATTCAGCAACTAATTTGAACTCTGCATTTCAATGACTCATTCGTTTTTGCAAATTAGAAACAATGTCTACTGTAAGAATGTGgtaatttaaaacaattacaGCCAAAGCTGCTGTGGCCTGAAAAGCGGCTCCGGGTTTGCAGAGTCACTGACTGAAAGCAGGAGATGACATAGTGATTTTACTGTGAAGCCTGGGTGTGCAGGTTTTGGGGTTTTAGGATCACTTTTCATATAGCCTGACATTGTTATAGGAGTGCACTCAGTTGACTTAGGCTACAGTAGGAGAATATATGgccagagagaggaaacacGGGCCTGTGAGCATATTCGTAACCCGCCGTCATTTCTCTCTTTGCACGTTTAGGTgaaaaaccttttaaatgtGAGTTCGAGGGCTGCAACCGGAGGTTTGCGAACAGCAGCGACAGAAAGAAGCACTCTCACGTGCACTCCAGTGATAAACCCTACATGTGCAAGGTCAGGGGCTGCGACAAGTGTTACACCCACCCAAGCTCCTTGCGAAAGCATATGAAGCTCCACTGCAACAAGGCCCACGTAGCCAAAAGCGGCGACGCGCGACCTGGTGACGGGGGTCACATTGCTGACGCCAGGTCGACCCGAGTCCCGGATGGAACCCAGATCAGCCCCTCTCACCCCCCCACCTCAGCTCAAGATGTCCCCCTGTCCCCAGAGAGTCGAGACCAGTCGACCTCGAGGTCACGTTTCCATCACACGTTTGACAGCAGTTTGGACTACTCCACACACAGGTCACAGCCCCTCTTGGACCCTTTGTTGCTACAGAGAGGCAGCTACAGATCCCAGTCCTCACAGTACCCCTGCGGCCAGACAGGTCACACGTTTGCCCAGAGCTCAAGGACTTTCCCCTCCACTTCTCCCTTTCAGAAAAGTATTGTGAATGGATGGTACACATGCCACAGCGGCGTGGACTCTTTCCCACCAAAGCAATGTAATAACATCCCGTCCCTCTGAGTTCCTGTCGGGACACGTGAGCGGCTTACAATTTTTTTTGGGCCTATTTTTCCATGTTATAACCTAAAAGTTACAGCTGTATCTCTATTACTCTCTGTATTTTTGTGAATGTTGTATCAAATATTTTGTGACACGTCCTGAGTCATCCTATTGAAATATTGCATTGCGAAATGTGACGAGCTTTATCTGTTGTTGTGAGGCCTGTTTGTTTGGTTGGGTTAGGCTTGTAGCCTGTAGCTACATCTCCCCACAGTGGGTTATAGGAACTTTTACCAAGTGTGTATGCATAATTGTTCGCTGTGTTGCATAAGTATTAAAGATATCGATATTAagtgagacaaaaaaatgacaaaggaTTTTATGGAAATCTGCCTCTTGAGTCTTCTCAACTTATAGGTTATTACtggaaagtaaaaggaaaagtcTTGCTGAATGTAACCCTCAGTGTAGGGGTCTTTGTTGAATGTAAACTAGGTGTAATGTAGGCTATGTCGGGAAGTATAGAAACATTATTCATGTCTTTATGTATGTctaaagatgaaataaatatCTGAAACATCTTTCCTCACATTAAATTCTGAGACCTAATAAGCCTGTGATGGGCCTGGAGCATGATttgtatgtcattaaaatactGCGAGGCTCAGTAggtttttttctccccttgattaagcccccccccccattacaCATTCGTATTCTTGTTTGTATTATATctatatttcacatttctgtacAAAGTAAGGCCAGTGTGAGCATAAACCACAGTGTTCGTGATTCTGTTAAAAACGTTTAATTAGCATACAGTTCTACTGTACATAGGCCTACTGTATAATTAATTATGTattctatattttattaaagtgtCTATATTCTCTTTGATCAGGCGTGTGTGGTTAAACCCAATCAATGCATTTTCATCGTGAGctcaaacttttttctttttcttttctttttttaattgtataaaTTCTACTAGCCCACGCCATATTTGCAGATTTGCAATTTTGCGCAAACCAATGCACCGCCTGTAAACGTAGGGTTCTAACACACAGTATTATCCTGTGTTTATAGGTGTGGCCTCAGGAACTGACCAGGCCTTtaacacaaaatgtgtttaaattgaTTTGTTTGAGTTAAAACTCCCTCACGTCCTAAAATGTGATGGTCCTCTcggatttttaattttctttcttaacTGCGCCATGAATGCGCGTGTTTTTTGGGATACAGGTGTATAATACAAGCATATACAGGTGTATGTGCCGCAAAGTGATGCGCATTCTCTCTGAATGACTCACATCCCCGTGTTTCTTTTTGCTTCCTTTCTGATCTTACAGcctattgattattttcacttgatttatatttttctttctgtctctcttcctttctctctctcttgttcacGCACTCACTAACGCACActcacgcacactcacacacacacactataaggTCTCACCTTGAATGCAAGCTAACTGCAAACACAAATCTGTCCAAATTATCTTCAAAACAttgtaatgtccaaataggctAAGCAGTCCATTATTACTCctatcattattttattcataatacaaactgaacatttttatttacccTATAAAGGATTAATTCTGAGCTCCTCACTTTGAGTCTGAATCAATAGATTTGATGGATTTCACTGTTCACTGACACATTGACGGGTTGACAGATCTGTGTCATCCTGTTTCATCTGTCCAGTGATAAATGTtgaaaaagttgtaaaaaagctttaaaaaagtGATGTGAGTTATGCTTCTTTTTGGGTGCACACACTTTTTGAGGGGTTCACTTCCCCAAGTTCCAGCTTTGCTGACATATTCATGTTTGCTTGGTTTTTGTATTGTGGAATGTAAATTTCAACAAGCACCTCATTATTTTAGAGAAATGCACTGAGGAAGTTTGGTTTCGAAGCCTGCCTCCTTCTCGGCAGAGTTTGAATTCAGTTTCGTTACTAATCCTGGTGCAGAGCCTGAACTCATCTGTAGTGAGTTATTATTGTCATACAGCTTTAGTTTACACTCCTACGTCAGAAATGACACCCCTCTCTAACAATATTAAACGGGAGACTGACTGAACAGGTTGAAGTACAGTTAATGGGGCATTTAATGGTGTATAGCTAAAGATGATGTTGCACACTAAGTATCTGTCCTCATCCTGCTCAGGAAAGTATACGGCATTAGCTTGATTATTGTGGAGGTCGGATGGGTCACAATTATGATGAATGCTCCACTGCCTCTAGCAAAGCTTTACACTTTGTACTTGTATGTATGGATGTCAGCATTTTATACCATTAAACATACGAATAATGTCTGCCATTATATATGCCAATTTGCTTCACCCATATCAAAAGGAAATCAGGTCAAAAGGGCActaattttacatttctttgaaATATATGCTTACACTGATCTGACAGCTGACTAGCCGTAATAAGGAGGTTCTTTATTCTAGAGGGTTTGATGGAGGGGCAGTTGTCTGGATGGCCACAAAAGTACATGAGGCGAATGCTTCAAGTCTGTATAAGAATATGTTTTCCTTTCAGTATAAACTATTTTAATACACATTAGGTCCTTTAAAAGTTCAGCAGGCTTTGGTTGTGGTGCTGTTATTTGGATGTTTTTTATAAGACAAAATACAAGTAGGATAAGCCTACCAAGCCACTTATATTATtagacatttatatatattaaagaaCAATGCAAAAagacttgttttaaaaatactgttttaattCTCAGTCATATTTCT
Protein-coding sequences here:
- the zic6 gene encoding zic family member 6, translating into MTSLSRFSGCPLSCVNPGESNTELSVVLPPLAGEHMGHPTGSSLKLCPSHNLRDYPETRSSAYVDHSVPNFSDSGYPSHRLEHSPRGIIIGANLSGAGMPPVTDQLASRANQHGGIGRYRDFAGCRDNRSHAFFSSYQEQAHASTDASRDLGSQMMLGLPGDLLTRTHPYSQTISPKGNSQQQLVTQFLGLYKPLNMAIQRGGGDAFLRCSKQTVKHELVCKWSDGQEGAGKLPCSRAFGTMYELVTHVTVEHVGGPEHSEYVCHWENCARDRKPFKAKYKLVNHVRVHTGEKPFPCPFHGCEKVFARSENLKIHKRTHTGEKPFKCEFEGCNRRFANSSDRKKHSHVHSSDKPYMCKVRGCDKCYTHPSSLRKHMKLHCNKAHVAKSGDARPGDGGHIADARSTRVPDGTQISPSHPPTSAQDVPLSPESRDQSTSRSRFHHTFDSSLDYSTHRSQPLLDPLLLQRGSYRSQSSQYPCGQTGHTFAQSSRTFPSTSPFQKSIVNGWYTCHSGVDSFPPKQCNNIPSL